In Solibacillus isronensis, the following are encoded in one genomic region:
- a CDS encoding long-chain fatty acid--CoA ligase: MMDTQLVLTGFLKRAQRYFPNKQIISRTSPTKTHRITFNDYVKRTHRLADALTKLGMKRGTKVGTFAWNHHRHLEAYFAIPCGGAILHTINIRLAPEHIVYIINHAEDEILLIDSDLFPLVEPALGHLKTVKHIIVMGDELSAPQSSFPNVYSYEQLLQEADENYEFPTDLDENLPAGMCYTSATTGMPKGVVYTHRSIVLHSLALGLAESFAVKESDTALPVVPMFHANAWGFPFAALNFGSNIVLPGPMMTPSLILDLIEQEKVTITAGVPTIWLGALVEQEKNPRDLSSVRLIISGGSASPKGLIQAYNEKLDVPYINAYGMTETSPLVSMSHLTSDMNDYTADEQLNIRVSQGLTVSLIETEVVNENGPVPWDGKTMGELRVRGPWIASEYYNDERTNEAFRDGWLYTGDIAVYTKEGYIKLTDRTKDLIKSGGEWISSVDLENALMSHPAVFEAAVIAVPHPKWQERPLACVVLKEGATASKEELIESIELDFAKWWLPDDVVFLNEIPKTSVGKFLKATLREQLKDYKVQI, from the coding sequence ATGATGGATACACAACTAGTTTTGACTGGATTTTTAAAGCGTGCACAGCGGTACTTCCCGAACAAACAAATCATCTCTCGTACAAGCCCCACTAAAACACATCGCATTACATTCAATGACTATGTAAAAAGAACGCACCGATTAGCGGATGCCCTGACAAAGCTCGGGATGAAGCGTGGTACAAAAGTCGGCACATTTGCCTGGAATCATCATCGTCACCTAGAAGCGTATTTTGCGATTCCATGCGGCGGTGCGATTTTACACACGATTAACATCCGCCTTGCCCCTGAACATATTGTTTATATTATCAATCATGCCGAAGATGAAATTTTATTGATTGATAGCGACTTATTCCCGTTAGTCGAACCTGCTCTTGGCCACTTGAAAACGGTTAAACATATTATCGTCATGGGTGATGAATTAAGCGCTCCACAATCCAGTTTCCCGAATGTATACAGCTACGAACAGCTTCTACAGGAAGCGGATGAAAATTACGAGTTCCCGACTGATCTGGACGAAAATCTGCCAGCTGGGATGTGCTATACTTCTGCAACGACAGGTATGCCAAAAGGTGTCGTCTATACACATCGAAGCATCGTGCTTCACAGCCTGGCACTTGGTCTAGCTGAATCCTTTGCAGTAAAAGAAAGTGACACTGCCCTTCCTGTTGTGCCGATGTTCCATGCAAATGCATGGGGCTTCCCGTTTGCTGCATTGAATTTCGGCTCCAATATCGTTTTGCCAGGACCAATGATGACACCAAGTTTAATACTGGACTTGATTGAACAAGAAAAGGTCACAATTACAGCAGGTGTCCCTACAATTTGGCTAGGCGCACTGGTTGAACAGGAAAAAAATCCACGTGACCTTTCATCTGTCCGTTTAATTATTTCAGGTGGCTCCGCATCACCAAAAGGCTTAATTCAAGCTTACAATGAAAAACTTGATGTTCCGTATATCAACGCCTATGGTATGACGGAAACTTCACCACTTGTTAGTATGTCGCATCTAACAAGCGATATGAACGACTATACAGCAGATGAACAGTTAAATATCCGCGTTTCTCAAGGTTTGACAGTTTCGCTAATTGAAACAGAAGTTGTGAATGAAAATGGCCCGGTTCCATGGGATGGCAAAACAATGGGTGAACTGCGTGTCCGCGGTCCATGGATTGCCTCTGAATACTACAACGATGAACGGACGAATGAAGCATTCCGAGATGGCTGGCTTTATACAGGTGACATTGCGGTCTACACAAAAGAAGGCTATATCAAACTTACCGATCGTACAAAGGATCTTATCAAATCCGGCGGAGAATGGATTTCGTCCGTTGATCTGGAAAATGCCCTTATGTCACATCCTGCTGTTTTCGAGGCAGCCGTAATTGCAGTTCCCCATCCGAAGTGGCAAGAGCGTCCGCTGGCATGTGTCGTTTTAAAAGAAGGTGCAACGGCCTCTAAAGAAGAGCTTATCGAGTCAATCGAACTGGACTTTGCAAAATGGTGGCTTCCGGATGATGTCGTATTTTTAAATGAAATTCCAAAAACTTCTGTCGGCAAATTTTTAAAAGCAACATTACGAGAACAATTAAAAGACTATAAGGTTCAAATTTAA
- a CDS encoding sporulation protein, with the protein MSLFNKVLASVGIGAAKVDTKLHKSTYTLNENISGVVEIIGGSTEQQVDAIYLTLHTNFIREIDDKKIKDVAVLHKYKLNEPFTIQAEEKRQIPFSFALPPVVPVTTGNSRVWIQTGLDIKNAVDPKDKDFIEIQPTRLANGVLTAIQNMGFRLRKVDNEQAPSYLRRQTPIVQEFEFTPTNNTYRRYLDELEVVFLHQSPNSVEILLQVDRRARGLGGFLSEAFDMDESFIRLTLSEHDNIQAKLEQVIKTKMK; encoded by the coding sequence TTGTCACTATTTAATAAAGTTTTAGCAAGTGTTGGTATAGGAGCAGCAAAAGTTGATACAAAATTGCACAAATCTACTTACACGTTAAATGAAAATATTTCAGGTGTTGTCGAAATCATCGGGGGTAGCACGGAACAGCAGGTTGATGCAATCTATCTAACACTTCATACAAACTTTATCCGCGAAATTGATGATAAAAAGATTAAAGATGTAGCGGTGCTGCACAAATACAAATTAAATGAGCCATTTACAATTCAGGCAGAAGAAAAACGCCAAATCCCATTTTCATTCGCCCTGCCCCCTGTTGTTCCGGTAACGACGGGCAACTCGCGTGTATGGATTCAAACCGGCTTAGATATTAAAAATGCGGTAGACCCTAAAGATAAAGACTTTATCGAGATTCAGCCGACCCGTCTTGCGAATGGTGTGTTAACAGCGATTCAAAACATGGGTTTCCGGTTGCGTAAAGTAGATAACGAACAAGCCCCTTCTTATTTACGCCGCCAAACACCGATTGTCCAGGAATTTGAGTTTACACCAACAAACAACACTTATCGCCGGTATCTAGACGAACTTGAAGTTGTCTTTTTACATCAATCACCAAACTCAGTCGAAATTTTATTGCAGGTAGATCGACGTGCACGCGGACTTGGAGGTTTTTTATCCGAAGCATTCGATATGGATGAAAGCTTCATCCGCCTCACATTATCCGAACACGACAATATCCAGGCAAAGCTTGAGCAAGTGATAAAAACGAAGATGAAATAA
- the trmL gene encoding tRNA (uridine(34)/cytosine(34)/5-carboxymethylaminomethyluridine(34)-2'-O)-methyltransferase TrmL, protein MPNHIVLYQPEIPANTGNIARTCAGTNTSLHLIRPLGFSTDDKMLKRAGLDYWEHVNVVYHDSLEDFIEYSKDGDVYLIETYSDEPFTTHDFRNSERDLYFMFGRETTGLPKEFAKERADMCLRIPQSDHIRSLNLSNTAAIVIYEVLRQQNYPGLK, encoded by the coding sequence GTGCCAAACCATATTGTATTATATCAACCAGAAATCCCAGCAAATACAGGCAACATTGCCCGCACTTGTGCTGGAACGAATACATCATTACATTTAATCCGTCCATTAGGTTTTTCAACAGATGACAAAATGTTAAAGCGTGCTGGATTGGATTATTGGGAACATGTGAATGTCGTATACCATGATTCTTTAGAAGATTTTATCGAGTACAGTAAAGATGGCGATGTTTATTTAATTGAAACATATAGTGATGAGCCATTTACGACACATGATTTCAGAAATTCAGAACGTGACCTGTACTTTATGTTCGGAAGAGAAACGACAGGCTTGCCGAAAGAATTTGCAAAAGAACGTGCCGATATGTGTCTGCGCATACCGCAAAGCGACCATATCCGCTCGCTGAATTTATCAAATACAGCGGCAATTGTGATTTACGAAGTACTAAGACAACAAAACTATCCAGGTTTAAAATAA
- a CDS encoding RluA family pseudouridine synthase, whose protein sequence is MFTYIIHENGQTVEDLLREKWRLGKKLVHELRMAKAVTIDGEPVIWKEPFEKGTKIEFAFDIPASNYIPTDSCDVKIRYEDEHCLIVSKPKGMATHPNEPTDNDTCMNHVMRHILDNGGHYAEHVHRLDQGTNGLLLVAKHPIAKSIFDRMIEEKTIVRTYAAEVQGNLRTDSGTINAAIGKDRHHNTRRVVSPTGQHAVTHYEVMNRYKGTCIVHVVLETGRTHQIRVHMAHLGHPIVGDTMYGARETASGDYALHAIQLAFMHPFLDEQIIVKDN, encoded by the coding sequence ATGTTCACATATATCATTCACGAAAACGGACAAACCGTTGAAGACCTGCTGCGCGAAAAGTGGCGCTTAGGCAAAAAGCTTGTTCATGAATTGCGTATGGCTAAGGCAGTTACAATCGATGGAGAGCCTGTTATTTGGAAGGAGCCATTCGAGAAAGGAACGAAAATCGAATTTGCTTTTGATATACCCGCTTCGAACTATATTCCAACGGACAGCTGTGATGTAAAGATCCGCTATGAAGATGAGCACTGCCTAATTGTTTCAAAGCCTAAAGGGATGGCAACACATCCAAACGAACCAACTGACAATGATACATGCATGAATCATGTAATGCGTCACATTCTGGACAACGGCGGACACTATGCAGAGCACGTACACCGTCTCGATCAAGGGACAAACGGTTTACTGCTTGTCGCAAAGCATCCGATTGCAAAGTCTATTTTTGACCGTATGATCGAGGAGAAAACAATCGTCCGTACGTATGCTGCAGAAGTTCAGGGCAATCTCCGTACTGACAGCGGTACGATTAACGCGGCCATCGGTAAAGACCGTCATCACAATACTCGCCGCGTCGTGTCACCTACTGGCCAGCATGCCGTGACACATTATGAAGTAATGAATCGCTATAAAGGCACATGTATTGTCCATGTTGTTCTTGAGACAGGTCGTACTCACCAAATCCGCGTGCATATGGCACATTTAGGTCACCCGATCGTAGGCGATACAATGTACGGTGCACGTGAAACTGCATCAGGCGATTATGCACTGCATGCCATTCAACTAGCATTTATGCACCCGTTTTTAGACGAGCAAATCATCGTTAAAGATAACTAA
- a CDS encoding B3/B4 domain-containing protein codes for MTISINEALFSVNEQLKIGLIHYSKIIVEESPQMIKGRTQLYQENLFLELQETPVTERPGIKEWRQLWKAFGGDPNRYRHSAESLMRRIAKQQYLAPFHSAVDLNNFFSLQYEIPVGIYDLDVIKGDVEIEVGNASTGYEGINGRFNSLENIIHSKDALGPFGSPFVDSKRTAVTEATTNALQIFYLRPSLSEEEATKLLSSAGNMFTQISGGEYEVHILSKENSKVHF; via the coding sequence ATGACTATTTCAATAAATGAAGCTCTTTTTTCTGTAAATGAACAATTAAAAATTGGCCTTATCCATTATAGCAAAATTATCGTTGAAGAATCTCCTCAAATGATTAAAGGACGTACACAACTTTATCAGGAAAATCTATTTTTGGAATTACAGGAAACACCTGTGACAGAACGACCTGGCATTAAAGAGTGGCGCCAGCTTTGGAAGGCTTTCGGCGGTGATCCGAACCGTTACCGTCACTCTGCCGAAAGTTTAATGCGACGTATCGCTAAACAGCAATATTTAGCACCGTTCCATTCGGCTGTTGATTTAAACAACTTCTTTTCACTGCAATACGAGATTCCTGTTGGCATATATGATTTAGATGTTATTAAAGGGGACGTGGAAATCGAAGTTGGTAATGCATCGACAGGCTACGAGGGGATCAATGGACGGTTTAATTCATTGGAAAATATCATCCATTCAAAAGATGCGCTCGGCCCATTCGGCAGTCCCTTTGTTGATTCAAAAAGGACGGCCGTAACAGAAGCTACGACAAATGCGCTGCAAATCTTTTATTTACGCCCTTCCTTAAGTGAAGAAGAAGCAACTAAACTATTGAGCAGTGCAGGAAACATGTTTACACAAATTAGCGGTGGCGAATATGAAGTACATATTCTATCAAAGGAAAATTCAAAAGTTCATTTTTAA
- a CDS encoding aldo/keto reductase codes for MNLQSTKKLMNGAEMPYLGLGVYKMTDRDETLQAIETALDLGYRAIDTAALYYNEEEVGEAIRHSSVPREDIFVTTKVWNSDQGYDNTLRAFETSLKKLDMDYVDLYLTHWPVEDKYVDTYRAIERLYNEKLIRVPGVSNHHEHHLKKIMATCNEAPMVNQIEAHPYLSQEPLRTFCEQQQIAVTAWSPLGRGNVLNDETIIRIANEYNVSPAQIILRWHLQNDVIIIPKSVTASRIKENSELYHFELTNETMQQLNALNRNERFGKDPDNFSFDF; via the coding sequence ATGAACTTACAATCAACGAAAAAGTTAATGAATGGCGCAGAAATGCCTTATTTAGGTTTAGGGGTTTATAAAATGACAGATCGTGATGAAACACTTCAAGCGATTGAAACAGCGCTAGATTTAGGCTACCGTGCAATTGATACAGCCGCGCTTTATTACAATGAAGAAGAAGTAGGGGAAGCAATTCGCCATTCTTCTGTACCGCGCGAGGACATCTTTGTTACAACAAAAGTTTGGAATAGCGACCAAGGGTATGACAATACATTACGTGCATTTGAAACATCATTGAAAAAGCTTGATATGGATTATGTGGACCTTTATTTAACACATTGGCCGGTTGAGGATAAATATGTAGATACGTACCGTGCAATTGAGCGCTTGTATAATGAGAAGCTTATCCGTGTACCTGGGGTATCCAATCATCATGAACATCATTTGAAAAAAATCATGGCAACTTGCAATGAAGCGCCAATGGTCAACCAAATCGAAGCACATCCGTATTTGTCCCAAGAACCGCTGCGCACATTTTGTGAACAGCAGCAGATTGCTGTAACAGCGTGGTCACCGCTAGGCCGCGGAAATGTTTTAAACGATGAAACGATTATTCGTATTGCAAATGAATATAATGTATCACCGGCACAAATCATTTTACGTTGGCATTTACAAAATGATGTCATCATCATTCCGAAATCTGTTACTGCTTCACGTATTAAAGAAAATAGTGAACTATATCATTTCGAATTAACAAATGAAACAATGCAGCAGTTAAATGCATTGAATCGCAATGAACGATTCGGGAAAGATCCGGATAATTTCAGTTTTGATTTCTAA
- the queG gene encoding tRNA epoxyqueuosine(34) reductase QueG translates to MKVHQLQEDLVKYAASIGVDKIGFTTAAPFHELKNRLRRQQQLAYQSGFEEANVELRTEPLKLLDEAESIIAIAIAYPSRMQDAPQGKKGERRGIFCRASWGIDYHTAVRERLQLIEAWLQERVPNVKVKSMVDTGELVDRAVAERAGIGWSAKNCSIITPEFGSYVYLGEIITNIPFAPDTPMEDECGDCTLCIDVCPTGAIVAPGQLNSQRCIAFLTQTKGFLPDEFRAKIGNRLYGCDTCQTVCPKNKGKLNRIHDEFTPDPEIAKPLLQPLLSISNKEFKAKFGHVSGSWRGKKPIQRNAILALAHFKEEAAMPDLVQVLQEDERPVLRGTAAWAIGKIGTDGAEDILLAARKTEQDEEVLAEIEKGLAMLNH, encoded by the coding sequence ATGAAAGTACATCAACTTCAAGAAGATTTAGTGAAATATGCAGCATCCATTGGTGTTGATAAAATCGGATTTACAACCGCTGCTCCGTTTCATGAATTAAAGAATCGTCTACGTCGTCAGCAACAATTAGCATACCAATCAGGCTTTGAAGAAGCAAATGTAGAGCTGCGTACAGAGCCTTTAAAATTATTAGATGAAGCAGAAAGTATTATTGCGATTGCGATTGCGTATCCTTCACGCATGCAAGATGCCCCGCAAGGAAAGAAAGGGGAGCGTCGCGGCATTTTTTGCCGTGCTTCATGGGGAATTGATTATCATACAGCAGTTCGTGAACGTCTGCAGCTCATTGAAGCTTGGCTGCAGGAACGTGTGCCGAATGTAAAGGTAAAATCGATGGTAGATACCGGGGAACTGGTAGATCGTGCGGTTGCAGAACGAGCAGGAATCGGCTGGAGCGCCAAAAATTGCTCTATCATTACACCTGAATTTGGTTCGTACGTCTATTTAGGCGAAATCATCACGAATATCCCGTTTGCTCCAGATACACCGATGGAAGATGAATGCGGGGACTGTACATTATGTATTGATGTATGTCCAACAGGAGCAATCGTTGCACCAGGGCAGCTGAATTCACAGCGTTGCATAGCTTTTTTAACTCAGACGAAAGGATTTTTGCCCGATGAGTTTCGTGCCAAAATCGGAAACCGTTTGTATGGCTGTGATACATGCCAGACAGTGTGTCCGAAAAATAAAGGAAAGCTAAACAGGATTCATGATGAATTCACGCCGGATCCTGAAATCGCAAAACCGTTACTTCAGCCGCTTTTATCGATTTCCAATAAGGAATTTAAAGCAAAGTTTGGACATGTATCCGGCTCATGGCGCGGCAAAAAGCCGATTCAGCGCAATGCCATTTTAGCGCTTGCCCACTTTAAAGAAGAAGCGGCAATGCCTGACTTAGTTCAAGTATTGCAAGAAGATGAACGCCCTGTATTAAGAGGGACGGCTGCATGGGCAATCGGAAAAATTGGAACAGATGGGGCAGAGGACATTTTATTGGCTGCCAGAAAAACAGAGCAGGATGAAGAAGTGCTGGCCGAGATTGAAAAAGGGCTGGCAATGTTAAATCATTAA
- a CDS encoding multidrug ABC transporter ATPase translates to MKREEIVNGNMANTMDELKILGKQMENLRDGGQLEEAERISDPQQYDDEEDEGK, encoded by the coding sequence ATGAAAAGAGAAGAAATCGTTAATGGAAATATGGCGAATACGATGGATGAGCTGAAAATTCTCGGGAAGCAAATGGAGAATTTAAGAGATGGAGGACAACTGGAAGAAGCGGAACGCATTTCAGATCCGCAGCAATATGATGATGAAGAGGATGAAGGGAAATAA
- a CDS encoding DIP1984 family protein: MSINLAEAVKLKSIITKRIQERTMQVHSLTHVIIEKGEQPKTPDYSLEMLEAELKELRYDSRKLDALIYRANIDNTVVFKDEEMPIVEAIELASQLRAEAQFCKNLGSEEKEAFYHNSGDAMLYRVALYDPMTYRNRANELEKEAHRLSNLINAKNYQIEIEFDDSNYF, translated from the coding sequence TTGAGTATTAACTTAGCTGAGGCAGTAAAACTGAAAAGTATCATTACGAAAAGAATACAGGAACGAACAATGCAAGTGCATTCATTAACACATGTCATTATCGAGAAAGGTGAACAGCCAAAAACACCTGACTATTCTCTTGAAATGCTTGAAGCAGAGCTAAAAGAGCTTCGTTATGATTCACGTAAGCTTGATGCCCTAATCTACCGAGCTAACATCGACAATACGGTTGTATTTAAAGATGAGGAAATGCCAATTGTCGAAGCGATTGAACTGGCGAGCCAATTACGCGCAGAAGCACAATTTTGTAAAAACCTTGGTTCAGAAGAAAAAGAAGCATTTTACCACAATTCCGGTGATGCTATGCTTTACCGCGTAGCATTGTATGATCCAATGACATATCGAAACCGTGCAAACGAGCTTGAAAAAGAGGCACATCGCCTTTCCAACTTAATTAATGCCAAAAACTATCAAATTGAAATTGAATTTGATGACAGCAATTATTTCTAA
- a CDS encoding thioredoxin family protein, which yields MKKLAIVGAVIVLLFAAIIVLTNMKNNEKLENNPYGTDNLKQSTIDLLDDENYQNIILPDALAEKIESGDGVVGYFFSPECSHCQNYTPKLMPIADELDVQVDQLNILEYTDEWNTYNIQATPTLIYFENGEEVARLEGDAPDETTRQFFNDVVLK from the coding sequence TTGAAAAAGTTAGCGATTGTCGGTGCGGTTATTGTGTTATTATTCGCAGCAATTATTGTACTGACAAACATGAAAAACAATGAAAAACTAGAAAACAATCCGTACGGTACAGACAACTTAAAACAATCAACAATCGACTTATTGGACGATGAAAACTATCAAAATATCATTTTACCGGATGCTTTAGCAGAAAAAATTGAGTCAGGTGACGGCGTTGTCGGCTATTTCTTCAGTCCCGAATGTTCACACTGCCAAAACTACACTCCAAAACTTATGCCAATTGCCGATGAACTAGATGTTCAAGTTGATCAATTAAACATTCTTGAGTATACGGATGAGTGGAATACTTATAATATTCAAGCAACACCAACACTTATCTATTTCGAAAACGGTGAAGAAGTTGCTCGTTTAGAAGGTGACGCTCCAGATGAAACAACGCGTCAATTCTTTAACGATGTTGTGTTAAAATAA
- a CDS encoding VOC family protein, with translation MATHFHKKPNLYPAHVQLKVSNLVRSIEYYTTVIGFKVLQQTETEAYLTADGQTSLVSLVEVQNAQPLKQGFAGLYHLALLLPSRKDLGNIVQHFVNMNIRLGAADHDVSEALYLNDPDGNGIEIYIDRHESEWTWNQDEQVHMVTEQLNFQPILAAADGNWNGLPADTVMGHVHLSVVNLDKSEQFYTNVLDYNVVTRYGAQALFVSTGKYHHHFGLNTWNSNNGHAPTYDMVGLKSFTVVLKDAQYAEEVKQSLTNNGFIVENFAEAPSHGGTQLFSTVDPNGLRIVFTLDGE, from the coding sequence ATGGCTACACATTTTCATAAAAAACCTAATCTATACCCAGCTCATGTTCAATTAAAGGTTTCTAACTTAGTACGTTCGATCGAATACTACACAACGGTTATCGGCTTTAAAGTATTACAGCAAACAGAAACGGAAGCATACTTAACAGCAGACGGACAAACAAGCTTAGTATCACTAGTCGAAGTACAAAATGCGCAGCCACTTAAACAAGGCTTTGCAGGTTTATACCACTTAGCATTACTATTACCCTCTCGCAAGGACTTAGGAAACATCGTACAGCATTTTGTTAACATGAATATTCGTCTCGGTGCTGCAGACCATGATGTTTCAGAAGCGCTTTACTTGAACGATCCGGATGGAAACGGAATCGAAATTTATATCGATCGTCATGAATCGGAATGGACTTGGAATCAGGACGAACAAGTGCATATGGTGACAGAACAGCTGAATTTCCAGCCGATCTTAGCAGCTGCAGACGGCAACTGGAACGGTTTGCCTGCTGACACTGTTATGGGGCACGTACACTTATCCGTAGTAAATCTGGACAAATCGGAGCAGTTTTATACAAATGTATTAGATTATAATGTTGTGACTCGTTACGGTGCACAGGCATTGTTCGTATCAACAGGAAAATACCACCACCATTTCGGATTAAACACTTGGAACAGCAACAACGGCCATGCTCCAACGTACGATATGGTTGGCTTAAAATCCTTTACTGTCGTGTTAAAGGATGCGCAATATGCTGAAGAAGTAAAACAAAGCCTGACAAATAACGGATTCATCGTTGAAAACTTTGCAGAAGCACCATCACACGGTGGTACTCAGTTATTCTCAACAGTCGATCCAAACGGTTTACGCATCGTATTTACATTAGACGGTGAATAA
- a CDS encoding acyl dehydratase — protein MFKKFSPSLFFSMSAVTVIVVAPFFMIFHPIFQNEFFQFNKSSATFIPNPINFRLVLVTGLVLIVMFWLLAYRRNMKVYLIGLLLFILSIGIGYLSTQNYLLISQEQLERHYLFEEQQYRWEEFDEVVYEYVVGSNKGDITFTTKTGDQFVIKEKELHSTGRSLIYQLSRENEVTYIEREKR, from the coding sequence GTGTTTAAAAAATTTTCACCGAGTTTGTTTTTCTCAATGTCAGCAGTAACGGTTATAGTTGTTGCACCATTTTTTATGATATTCCATCCGATTTTTCAAAATGAGTTTTTTCAGTTTAATAAGTCGTCCGCTACATTTATTCCAAACCCTATTAATTTTAGACTTGTACTTGTAACAGGTTTGGTTTTGATTGTGATGTTTTGGCTTTTAGCGTACAGGCGTAATATGAAAGTTTATTTGATCGGTCTGTTACTCTTTATATTGAGTATTGGCATTGGTTATTTATCGACTCAAAATTATTTATTGATTAGCCAGGAACAATTGGAACGTCACTATTTATTTGAGGAACAACAATATCGGTGGGAAGAATTCGATGAAGTTGTTTATGAATATGTGGTAGGCAGTAACAAGGGAGATATCACATTTACAACAAAAACAGGGGATCAGTTTGTTATTAAAGAAAAAGAATTGCACTCAACTGGTAGAAGCTTAATTTATCAACTTTCGCGAGAGAATGAAGTAACCTATATTGAGCGTGAAAAAAGATAA